From the Drosophila sechellia strain sech25 chromosome X, ASM438219v1, whole genome shotgun sequence genome, the window GGCGTGGCCAAAGTGTTTTTGGTACGATAGAAATTAACAAGACtaatacaataataataaaatttggaaaattaaaaattatttttttttttttgcttttggtttgtttttaatgCAAGCGCTAAGATAtggtaaacaaaaagaaatatgtttattatgtttatcaaattaaatttaaatgcttaTATTTCGTTTTAGTGGAGTCCGTCtattaaatcaaaaaacaCTTTCGATTGTGCTTTTCATATATCGATAGATCCATTAACGAACCGGCTAGCTAATTTGTTTACCtcttaaacttaaactttAAAGTTTCTTGCTTTACCACAACAATCAACAGGACATGGAAATAACACTCGCTCTGATAAAGCCGCACGTGGTGCGGAATACCTACGCGATGCAGCAGATCCGAGCGCTGATCTCCCAGAATTTCACCGTTCTCGACCAGAAGGAGGTTTGCATTACGAAAGAACTATCGGAGCGATTTTACGCGGAGCACAAGGGAAAATACTTCTACCACCGGCTAACGAGTTTTATGAACAGGTTCGCATAGTGCCTGGAGACATCCTTAAATCTGAGGCCACTTAGATTGTATAACCATTTTGTATATCTCCATCAGCGGACCCAGCTACGCCCTTATTCTCCAATCGGAAGCCTGCATACAGAAGTGGCGCAGTCTTCTGGGTCCCACCAAGGTGTTCCGTGCCGTGTACGCTGATCC encodes:
- the LOC6618544 gene encoding nucleoside diphosphate kinase 6 yields the protein MEITLALIKPHVVRNTYAMQQIRALISQNFTVLDQKEVCITKELSERFYAEHKGKYFYHRLTSFMNSGPSYALILQSEACIQKWRSLLGPTKVFRAVYADPNCIRSLYGLSDTRNACHGSDSEESALREISILFPEFDAAVGRRQAKREEA